In the genome of Chrysoperla carnea chromosome 5, inChrCarn1.1, whole genome shotgun sequence, the window GTTCATCACTACTATTTGTAGGGGAGACTGGTGTACTAATACCACTATCTGATAGCATATCAGAATTTAAATTTGACTTTCCAccacttttttgtaaattatcactttgaaaattatctttaacGTTTAACGGTAAcgatacacatttttcaattggAATATTAACGTTATTTacgttgtttttatttgaatccgTTATTTGTTGAGCCACTTGTTGTTGTCGTTTAGTATCggttaatttttcgattaaactaTTTACATCCTTAAAACCTTGTTTTAATGCTAATGAATTTAATCGTTGCTGCTGAATATGGTTGTGGGAATTCGCAAAGAAACTTGATGATTTTGTTACACTCAATGCTGGTTGACTTACGGCCGTTTTTAACGGATATTTCGGTGTAGGTTTCACGGTTGTGGTTTGTGGTGGCGGTTCGTATGAAGTATTATCGTCGATTACACGAAGTGGGAATCCTCGATGACCTTTTGTTtccattttattcaaattttcgttGACTGCATTCAATATCGAATTACGCCGACTTGTGTTACTACTTCCAGTAGTACTATTGTTAGCAGTATTATTACCactattgttgttattttgCGCAGCTGCGGCAACTGCTTTTCCAGCAACTGTATTCCCAATATTCACACTCTGTGAACGTGGCATTGGTTCCGGTCCAttggtatttatattattattatttttgttgaaatttaaacCTAAACGACTCATACTCAAAGATTTGACCATATATTTTTGTGGCTCCAATTTTTTCATGTTTCCGatgttattattaacattacGTCGTTCAGATAAGGAAATTTGTTGTACAATGCGTCGAACATCACCAGGTATTTCGATATCAACTTTCTTTTCAATAACggtattaacaaaatttcctaAAGTGTTGACAGTCACTTCAAGGCTACGAATTTGTGATTCTAGGCGATTTATTGTGGCTTGGTGTGCGGCACGCGTTTGTTCCATTCGTTGGGTATTTGATACTGcaatctaaatataaaaaaatcgtcATTAATATTTTCGTTTATTAACTTAAATGTTTTATCTAGTTTACCTCTAATTGCTCCATAAACCGTTGATTTTGCtccaataattgtttattttgttgttcTAATTTTGCTAAGGAATCCAATTGTGGTCGAACTGAGGCCATTTCTTCTTGTAATACATGATATTCCACTCTATATTCGTTCAATAGTGATGAAATATCCGTCATAAACACCTGGAAATAAAAAAACGCAATGAAATGACATCACAATTAAATGTTCATACACGAACATACATATATTCGATCTCTTCTGGGTATCAAGAGAATCATTTGGAAGCCTTAATTTAATAACAGTTTCTAATTTGATGGAATTCTACCAATTTTTCAAACTCATTGAATAGCTCTATAAATTTAAGGTCCTGTGGAATAACACAAGTGGCAGATTGTTTCTGATAAGAGAAACTAGAAGAAAAAGTGTCAAAAGTAGTATCTTTAACGATCTAATACACTCTTTTCTGGAACAATCATCCTGGAAAAGACTGTCGAAactctgaaaaaaaaataaacaaaattttgtacttacaCTTCGCATAACATCGTCCATCGTTTTTTGATCAATAACGGGTAAAGTATTCTTTAGATAATCCATAATTTCTTCGAAACAATcacaattcaataaattttccttGTGGATATTTAACAATGCAACAATTACTCGGAATACTACGTCAGGATTTTCCAAGAaaatcatatctgtaataaaaatcaAGGTTAAACatgcaatcgttttttttttttaaatgttatataaaatatacttaccaAACACTCGAGCAACAAATCCTAATGGGAACTGGGAtgcaaatattgttaaaatccATGGAGCTGCATATAAAGCCGGAGTCACATCATGCTGATTGAAATGTTCATATAAATCAGAGAGTTGATCGTGTAATAAACGTGATAATTGATATAAATTCACTTGTAACGCTTCCATATCCGGTAAGTATAACTTCCGCATTCCTCGTCGAAACATTAAATGACGTAGCAAGAAGAATGCTTCAGCTTCGGGCATCTGAAAATTCAAAGATAAAGGAAATTTCGTTAGTTCGTTAGGTtattcgatttatattttttaagcgaAATTTCTTTGgcgttttattatttaattcagtcAAGAGGTAGTTTCAGATAGGatgttaacattttttcaagtttttctcACTTTTCCTATGAGtccggggggggggggggtggaaGGGCtgagaattttgttttttaacttctaaagaaaaaaattttcactcaCATGTAACAAAAGAATTCCAGCAACAAAACTGAGTCCTTGACAATAACCAACTTCTGGATCCAACAAAGAATacgcttttaaaatattaaacaaggataATTGTCCTGGGCCCAAGGGTGAACTATAGTATGGATGATTTGGAAATGTTCGTcctaaatcaattaaaattgcaTGTTGATGCGATgtcaattgttttaataaatcttcATACGGTGTATTATAGTTTGGAAACTGTTTCGTATCAAAAGGTGGttgtttaatacaaaattgattcGCCAAAAAATGCCAAACATCTCCACGTTTACTCCGTGGAACACCTTGTTTAATTGCTTgtaacaacatatttttatcgaatttattcGCGATACGTGCATCCTTTTTCGCAATATGATCCCATACTTGAACAACATCACGTTGACATGGACTAATTTCATCATACTCCAATTTAATCCGTTTAACAGCTGATTCCTCTTGGCGAGCTGTTAAGCgttcattttctttttccatACGCTTTAAAAGTAAAGCTTGCTTGATTGCTTTTTTCCATAGATCACGTAATTCGTCACGGGTGCGTTTCTTTGGTGCTTCTGTTTcggtattttcatttttatttggtgATACCactttatttaacatttcttGTCGCCATGATGTGATTTGTGGCGATTTGTTATCCATTGTAGCATCTTTTGCGGGGGATTTTGGACTGCTTCCAACTTTAAAGAATCTGTAagagaaattttatattgtagaaATTAATGATTGGCTGAATTTTATGGTCGACTTTAAAGCTAACTTAATTCGATTTAACTTACATATCCATCATTGGTGACTTTAATTGTTTTTCTCCGGTAATATCACCAGCTATACTGCCCGTAGGTGATCTATCATCACCATTCATTGAGCTCATTGTCGAGGTGCGTGACCGTGTTGGAGAATTTGCTGATTCACCTGCATCGCTATTTGGTACGTCCAATGTTTGTATTGCTGGAGATGTTTCCTGTTAAAAAACATTATCGTATAAATTAAAaggattttgaaaaagaaatttatgaaCTTACTCGACTAATATTAGCATGCATTTCACGTAATTGTGGTCCAAAATCATCCCGAGATCCTTTGCGTTTCAATAAATGATCAAATGAATTTGTTAAGGAACGTTTAGCTTTCATAAATATTGTACTTCCGCCTAAGTATTGATTCAGAAATTCCGatctagaaaaaataataaagattagAGAATATTTAgagtttttgtaatttacaaaaGCAGACAACTCGAAAAATGTGATTTATCGAGAACGATGTTGCAAACATAAGATGTTGACCTTAAGACAACATcctatttttaatctaaaaattcgTTCTATTCCTTTTTGCATGGGATAGACTGAGACGGATAATGAGAACTTACCGATTTTCAGCTGTATCATGTATATGTCGAGTTTGTTTTGCTTCACAATGGGCTCTCAACAAcatcattaaaaattcattttgttctCGTGTAGAATCAGCCTCAGCACCCCGAAATTTCGCTAAAATTGTACTTTGTTCATCATCTTCTAGAAAAGatactcttttaaaaataatcgctTGTGTTTTACGatcattttgattttcaatttccGCACACAATTTATGATACCAAACCATTGGACAGTGTTCACAACTGACTATAGCCGGTCGAGGCCGTTTATAATTTTCAGTTGTGCTTGTAAATGATTGTTTTATAGCTTGTACGACATCAACAGCTACGGAATCTGATTCACATTTGAATATGTAACCCATAAAAGTTTCAACATTTGGTTCTCGGCATATAAAACCAAAATGAGCAGTGTTTTGTAAGCCTTGAATACATGTAGCAACgtcttttaattgtttatgtagtaaaatttgttttcgatcAGGACTGATAAGTCGTAAATCAAATCGTCCCACTTGGAACACCATGGTTCGATTATGGTCATTTTTATCcgcttttttaataaaaacttctgTATTGGAATTGTTGTCATTTTCATCAGTTTTTgctctgaaaattttcaaaaaaaacatgaaattaatttacgattaattttaatgaattgaaaCTTCTTTCTTTAGgcgaatattttaatacaagcAAGAACTAAATTTGTTTACATGAAATTATGAATACCAAAAAAACATGGATCATATGTAGATTTGATAACGTCGAAATATCGATAGAACAAtccaaaaagcataaaaatattacaatttactGAGGGGAGAATTTACGCTTTACTATCCTGAGCGCTCGGAGTAATTCTCTTAGTGTGATAAAACACAGATTGgtcgatttttcaaatttgtaattttagattttaatttaaaaaaaaatattacttacgtATTGTCTTCATCGACAGTTGGTAAAGTTTCCATAGAACCAAATCGATGTGCTGACATTGTCATCGACATATttaatcttaaattattattcttattatccAAATTACTAACACTTAACGATGGCACATTCTCGAATgactttgaataaatattattacgatTCAATGAATCTTGAAACTCaggattattatttatattaaaagtcttgttattattaatatttattgcacTCTCAGATATTGTACGCTGAACACGATGTCGATCTTCTAATTCTTTATCCAACTCAATTGTACCACGTCCTTCAGCTGCCATTGGTATATCTGAATCACTTACAATACTATCTGAACGCTCTGTACGTATTATTGGTATGTCATTATCATTTAATTTGGTTTGATTGGAGTTTACACTAGGAGGTAGTATTACACTAGGTTCAGTTGGGGATGATAATAATTCGGCATCTGATATGTATAAGCTATTTGCATCCGTTTTTAActtgttaatattattgttattattattattaatagtattattaatattgactAATTGATTGGCGTTCGTGGTAGTGGATTGTTTTGTGGCCGCTGGTTGTTGttgattcattaaattttttgttgaacaaCTGTCTGTTGAACCCGTATCACTCGTTACTGAatcctgaaaataaaaatataatttgattatcAAATTGGGGCAGAAAAGTCTTATGATTGTGCTATGGAGAATAGACCAAAGGAGAAATCGATCTGAGAAACTATTCATCCAATCATGAAAtggacccgatttttgtattttttggggtcaaaattactttatttactgagttttatcgaaattggtgataagaaaaatcacaaacaactttttgtctcagaattttataaaatctgtacatagagtaattttgacccagaaaataaaaaatcaggttcattGGACGATtgaaataaactgaattttgtgtctttttgttttattctagACGAAGTTTGGAATCAAAAAAATGGTACATAAAAGTAACTGACCTGTGATTCACGCCGTTTATCACCAGaatattgttcatttttacGATTATTctctttttccaatttttcctTAGCTTTTGCATCTTCATGAGCTTGAAATTTCAGTAAGGCATCATCAATAAACGAATCTGGAACCTTTTTATgtgaaactttaatttttccaatgtaTAACACTTCGAAAAAATGACTGGAACTTGGTGATATATCAGCACATAATGAAGTTAAATTTGCCGCACTACTTTGTGACCTAGGTGGCATGCGACGTCTAGGTGTTGTTGGAGAAGCTGTCACTGCGGGAGTGGTTCCAATGGCACCATAGCCACCAGCTGCCTGGTGGCCAGCTAAACCTCCTTGTTCACGCATTTGTTTAAATAACTCTGTCacctgaaaagaaaaaataaagcgaacttaatattataattctcAAATAGCTATATTTAATtgcgtcaattttttttttggtaagctGACTCATGATTAGGTTTTGGTTTCCGTTTCTATACGACCTAGAAATAGAACCGGCTCGTAGTACAGAAGGTAGATTCTATATACGGAAAGACACATTGCCGTGTAGCAGTTTCAACCTTTACTGGatcattttatcaaatttttatatcttggGAAGTGGAAGCTATTTCCTCTCGATCCTCTGATCGAATTGTctttaaacaaaactttaaatgatgATGAAATGAACTACTACTAAGAAATTATAAAGGCTACACATCAATATACATGAAGCGAATTATACACTAAATTTACGAGGATGTTATAATTATTGCCTATACTGTTTGAGAAATGATAGATACGCATTTTCGCAATTAATCTCTtcgtgtgaaataaaaatttcgcccaaacttaattttaattattacaaaaatgttacaaaaccATATCTCGACATCTTCAGtaaattttacacgaaaaaggttacgattttatttaaatgtttgaaGTAGCAAGAATTAGAAACCTTAGGAAAGTAAAATATGATTGAACAATTTggcgaaaatacaaaaatgaagacgttatttttatacggacatttttaaatttccttaaATATGATAGATGAGAATCGAAGTTTATTTAGACTGAACATTTCTTGAAGGATTCCAGAAGTGgctaaaatttgaatgattaaaaaatctattttcatagatttcaaattacctttttgtttttctattaaataatacatGCGGCCAAAGAAAATTGgcaaaaatattgcaaattaataaagacggaagataaaaaaaacaaagaacaaGACATATGCTAAAAAACATCTGATATTTGTAAAGTTTTGTttatcaacataaatttttcattctcttcgaatcaaaaatagtttttagatgaaaatatcttgaataaataattcacGTAGCCTTGTCCTTGAATTCTGTCATTAAATTATTAGCaaagtgtgaaattttatttgagtttaggtacattaaaataaaaaattattttattgctgataattaatttttcgtttaaaattattatgttttaattaactgccttctaaaaattataaaattatgcaCAAACACGAATTCAATTCAATGCACATGCAATGCAATATAGCATTTGCAATAATTTTGCTTCTGCAAAGACTGCCAGTTTGGTATCAGAGCTATTATAGTATGAAAACTAAACATCTAAAGAACCAGATCTATCATACTATAATCTGAAATATACGATTAACGTCATTAGAACTGCctaatttttacgataaaaccTTTTTAagggagtttttttttaaattttcatcataatGGGCGTGACAAAGAGACGAAAGGGCGGGACAGTAACTCTCCCGTAAACTTGGATTCACCGTTGATTCCTTTTACTAAGTttgtgtttttgtaaaatactgttgaatttataaaatatttgggccaaaaatttctgatttgcCTCCCTGTAAACCAAAATTTCCTGTTTTCCCTCTCTAGAGCCAATTCTGGATACGTCCATGTTCAACGTTCTAAATGCAAAAATGCACGTGCATCGAAGTCACATTAGTTAAGAGAAAGTTTGAACAAAAGCTaataagagaaatttttaaatatcaataaattaaatccCAGTTCCTGTTGGGCCCTAAAGCgcgaatgtttatttttcaagcTTTTATTAAAGGCGATTATGTATGTTGGAccttaaaattagaaagttcatTTTTTCAAGCTTTGATTAAACGTAATCGTACGAATTAGaatgtaaaacttttaaattttaatctgtaaATTCAGATTTGTATCTAAACATAGCCTTAATATCCAATCAACCTTAAAGactaaaaacaataatcaaGAATTAGATAAAAAAGAAGGATATAAATTAGATAAGAAAGAATTTTGACTTCATTATTGACTCACGGTCTAATAGTCACTTCAGaatagtgatgggacgaatttTGTAAATAGTAATTTCGCAAATGCGAATGTTTATCTCCAATATTTACGAATACGggtaactttcaaatgaagttCTTCATTAGCATAAAACAGTCCGTTGTATAtgtccattaaaaacaaaccgAATAAGTCCGCTAAATCaaagttcagtttttttttatttgaagttagtttgttataattaattaacagtCAACTTTGCGATTCAaaagtgatataaaaatatgagaaaataccATGTTAGTGAAATTTAGgcttattttgcaatttatggtacaaaatgatgatgattttttgaCAAACACATTCGTATAGATTTTTCCGAATGCGAATATTCGTCACATCACtactttagaaataaaaaacattttgcacTTTAAATcgtacatacaaacatacaataaTTACAAGAATTGATCTTCAAATAATTAGctgtttgcaaataaaaaacttgtttaccttttttttacaatttatgtaaaacaatttatcattaattatgTACTTCCTTATTTCCGATATGTAAAAACTAACCTACTTCATAATTTaccttttataaaatgaaaagtcgTACGATtcatatgtttattaaaaatattgtaagttgttttatttttttgtgtaacttataattaaattataataatttttgtgttaattttattcCTTCCGGTTGATAAGCGagattttataagtaaaaacctCCTACGTATTgataatcttcttttttttttaaatcgtaatcAAGATGATTGAGAATGGACATTGTTTTTGGTTGATGTACCTCTGATTTTGGAAATGACCTTGATTTGACATTTTAAtctttgtattgttttaaaatttcttataaaataattccaacttttagaaaattaagGTTTTAATCGCAACTAAGTGTCAaggtattataattttagtcccaagtttgttactcttagaaatattgatgctacaaacaaaattttgctataggtgttcataaaatcacttaaatagtccatttctggCTGTACGTCTGTCCGTCCTGTCGTCTGCCCCCAGTGctcgcgataactcaaaaacgaaaaaagatatcgagctgaaatttttatagcgtgttcaggacgtaaaaagtgaaacattctcgaaaaacaaaaaaaaatcatagtaaacactttcgaaaattttcaaaaaccaagtaAATGGCGACCGAAACGGCACCATAATTgtgtttggttttttaaactcttctaatttataaaaaataacacaagcgataatattcaacactttctatgcagggtatttcagcaattaactcagtcaattgtttttttttttcacttgtttaatttgaGTTGAAAACGATTTTTACATGGATGGTTCAAGAGATGTAGGTACCAGAAATATATTCCCGAGATGATTGTCTCGACATTTTAAGACGCGCCGAAGATTTGGTCTTATCTACCGTTTTGAAATAAGATTCACACGTGTAATAAGGGAAGAGAAATAAGTCTCCAAAATTGACATAATTCCGGAGAAGCTTTATCAATATGGCTGCATCTCGAAACATGGGTAGATACACAAAGTTTCGTCcacttatttttaatcaaagtgGAAATGTACGCCCCCAAAGTTTGGCccaaaatgatatattttataaaagtagatCGGCGAAATTTGGTGTAAAGTGGCAGATAGGCATATCTCACTGCCTATGTTTTGTGACAAGatcatatcgaaaaatgtctcaatTAGATTTTGGGGGTTTATATCTCTACCCTGATTGGGGATACGAGATCGAGTCTTGGTACAAAACAGCAGATAGGACATTCTTTTTAACTGTCATTAAAATCCCGTACATCCCCTGGAtcacaaaacaatttttgttcccaaaaaaaatttatatgggtgcgataattgataaaatacgaATGGAAACTTTTTTATGACATGATTGATaggatttttcaaaacaaattcttcaaaaatacaTTGAACATGATGTCCTTGCTTTGAGTGTACAATTTAACGttacgaaatatatattttttcaacagattcaactaaatattttatgtacactTGGACTTTCTGTACACAAGTGTACACTGTATGTAcacacataaaaacattttaatatatttctacaaggttagtaaacaaataaaaattgttatgggcaaatactttttaaacaaatacaataGAGAAGAAAGAATATGATAATGATgtactaaatatttaatattttaaattataatggagaattattttattaattctattaatttataaagaatttctcataattattcattgaaatatttttatgacaagtgttaagattatttatttaatttggttaGATTTTAGcatatatattaaattgtttgcAAATTGACATTGGCTAATTGACATTCGCCAACTAAATGTCAATGGTAAGCTGCCTTGACCTGATCTTCCCTGGGTACGCACATGAATAGATGCGCGTAATGGAGAACTTCCAATTatttggagttacgtttttgaTGCAGAACCTTTCACTTTTTAATAATGCCTGTATAAAACTTGTATATAtatgattttgaataaaattcaaaaaaccggAAGATGTACGATGTACGTTGGCTGAGTAGCTATGTAATCATCACAGTAGCTATGAAGCGGACACAGCACTGTCTGATGTGTccgtcaggttattgtcagtttcaaacaatatatGCTTTGTCGACAGCACACAAGTAGAGTTATATCAAACCAAAGAGCTTTTTGGGCCAAGACATTCATATTCCAAGAAAAATTGacacttctggatttaaaatcctATATCTTCTGAAACTTTCTTTTAAGTTCTTATATATTGCTTTCAAAATCTCATCATAAAgttttcctttaatacttttgataagtatattattaaaaatggacaaaatttagccatgataaaattttgtactcgatcaaaaatcaaaaataaagtaTATGGTTTTAAAAGTTCAAGAACTTCTATGCagaaacttattgaattttttaatattaattattaggtattaattttttatataattgatataaaaataatatgcttcCCACTCTTCAAAAAAAACGTGAACTAATAATTCTTTCAAGGTGAAaggtaagttaaaaaataatgtattactGTGTGTCGCAAAATTATGGTTCATGGAAGAAATCATAGTTCTGGGAATAGCCTGCAAATATCGTA includes:
- the LOC123301524 gene encoding TBC1 domain family member 1 isoform X2; translation: MFVIPVECSSPLVSSKSDASYFTQKHVTELFKQMREQGGLAGHQAAGGYGAIGTTPAVTASPTTPRRRMPPRSQSSAANLTSLCADISPSSSHFFEVLYIGKIKVSHKKVPDSFIDDALLKFQAHEDAKAKEKLEKENNRKNEQYSGDKRRESQDSVTSDTGSTDSCSTKNLMNQQQPAATKQSTTTNANQLVNINNTINNNNNNNINKLKTDANSLYISDAELLSSPTEPSVILPPSVNSNQTKLNDNDIPIIRTERSDSIVSDSDIPMAAEGRGTIELDKELEDRHRVQRTISESAININNNKTFNINNNPEFQDSLNRNNIYSKSFENVPSLSVSNLDNKNNNLRLNMSMTMSAHRFGSMETLPTVDEDNTAKTDENDNNSNTEVFIKKADKNDHNRTMVFQVGRFDLRLISPDRKQILLHKQLKDVATCIQGLQNTAHFGFICREPNVETFMGYIFKCESDSVAVDVVQAIKQSFTSTTENYKRPRPAIVSCEHCPMVWYHKLCAEIENQNDRKTQAIIFKRVSFLEDDEQSTILAKFRGAEADSTREQNEFLMMLLRAHCEAKQTRHIHDTAENRSEFLNQYLGGSTIFMKAKRSLTNSFDHLLKRKGSRDDFGPQLREMHANISRETSPAIQTLDVPNSDAGESANSPTRSRTSTMSSMNGDDRSPTGSIAGDITGEKQLKSPMMDIFFKVGSSPKSPAKDATMDNKSPQITSWRQEMLNKVVSPNKNENTETEAPKKRTRDELRDLWKKAIKQALLLKRMEKENERLTARQEESAVKRIKLEYDEISPCQRDVVQVWDHIAKKDARIANKFDKNMLLQAIKQGVPRSKRGDVWHFLANQFCIKQPPFDTKQFPNYNTPYEDLLKQLTSHQHAILIDLGRTFPNHPYYSSPLGPGQLSLFNILKAYSLLDPEVGYCQGLSFVAGILLLHMPEAEAFFLLRHLMFRRGMRKLYLPDMEALQVNLYQLSRLLHDQLSDLYEHFNQHDVTPALYAAPWILTIFASQFPLGFVARVFDMIFLENPDVVFRVIVALLNIHKENLLNCDCFEEIMDYLKNTLPVIDQKTMDDVMRSVFMTDISSLLNEYRVEYHVLQEEMASVRPQLDSLAKLEQQNKQLLEQNQRFMEQLEIAVSNTQRMEQTRAAHQATINRLESQIRSLEVTVNTLGNFVNTVIEKKVDIEIPGDVRRIVQQISLSERRNVNNNIGNMKKLEPQKYMVKSLSMSRLGLNFNKNNNNINTNGPEPMPRSQSVNIGNTVAGKAVAAAAQNNNNSGNNTANNSTTGSSNTSRRNSILNAVNENLNKMETKGHRGFPLRVIDDNTSYEPPPQTTTVKPTPKYPLKTAVSQPALSVTKSSSFFANSHNHIQQQRLNSLALKQGFKDVNSLIEKLTDTKRQQQVAQQITDSNKNNVNNVNIPIEKCVSLPLNVKDNFQSDNLQKSGGKSNLNSDMLSDSGISTPVSPTNSSDEQHIGMTEIPLFDSDVHCTFNGTKQLKTIKTGVKCVKP